In the Leptospira fainei serovar Hurstbridge str. BUT 6 genome, CTTTTCCTTCCAAAAACGCGACTTCTCCTCCTACCATTACGGAAGGTTTCAAGCCGACTGAATCCAAAAGAAACCCCGTCATAGCGGTGGTAGTGGTCTTACCGTGAGAACCGGCTACCGCAATACCGATTTGTGAAGCGAAACAATCATGTAACACTTTCGACCGATGAAAGAAGGGAACTCCACGATCGTTCAGGACTTTTGCAATCGGATGTTCATCCAATCGAATTGCGGAAGAGTAAATGGCCGCATCGAATCGGTCCGGAATTTCGTCGGATTTGGAATAGATTATCGCGCCCTTCTCTTCCAATATTTTCGTCGTGGGACTTTTCTTTCCGTCGTAGCCGACAACAGGCAACCCGATATCGAGTAGAATGTGTGCGAGGCTAGACATTCCGGATCCGCCGATGCCAAGGAAAAAAGGTTTAGAAAATGATAAATCGGGTTTGGAAAAATTAAATCCGGACATCAATCCTTTCCGAAGAAGAATCGAACGGTATCCTCTGCAGCATCGACATGAGAACACTCCAAAGATTTCACTGAAATATCATTTAACTTTTTCGGGTCATCCGTGAGGTCGGAAAGAATTTTAAAGAGCTTACTCTCGTCCTCGTCGCGTTGTTCTATCACAACCGCTGCTCCATTCCCCTCCATGTATTTTGCGTTAGCGGTTTGATGGTCGTCTTTCGCAAAGGGATAGGGAATTAGAATCATCGGAAGGGCGAATGCGGCACATTCGGAAAGTACTCCGGATCCGGAGCGAGCTATGACTAAGTTTGCCCATTCGTAATGCTCCGCCATATTATCGGAGTATGAAATTAAATCCGCGGTCTTGGTTTTCTTGGAAACCTCGTCGTATAGAGCCGTTCCTGTCAACATGCGGAAACGAAATCTTTCCTGAATCATTTCATGTTTCATTAGATTGACGACTATATTATTAATTTGACGAGCGCCTTGCGAACCACCCATAACTAAAACATTGAACTGCTTCTTCTTTTTCGGATCCCATTTATCGCTGAATTTTAATGCGAGTTTCGGAACGGTCTTATTTCGGAGCGGATTTCCTAAAATTTCCCATTGGCAAGAAAGCTTAGTATCCCGAGGAGGAAAGCTAAAGGCGACCTTGTCGGCAAAGCGAAAGAAGATTCGGTTAACATTCCCTGGAATGCAATTTTGTTCGCATAGAAAAATCTTTTTACGAAATATTAGAGCGTAGAGAAGAGCGGGAAAACTGGAGTATCCCCCCATCCCGATCACCGCGTCCACCCCGAGACGGGAGAACTGTATCCAGGATTTTAACAATTGATAGATATAGTGGAACGGTAAGAATAAAAAATTCCCGGATAAATTCGGAGTATTATGCCATAGAACTTCGCAAGGGGCCTGTTTAAGGTCAGGGTTATCTTTGTTTCGATAAAGAGAATGGATATAAATTTTTTCGATATCGAAGGACGGTATCTTGGCGGCGATCAGTGTTTCCGCCAACGCGACTCCCGGAGAAATATGACCGCCGGTCCCGCCGGCCGCGATTAAGACGGATCTCATACGCCTAGGTTTTCTCTTCTAGTAATATTGACAAGAATTCCGAAAGCCGCCAGAACAACAAGTAGCGAGGACCCGCCGTAACTCATAAACGGGAGACTGATCCCCGTGATCGGAAATAATCCCGTGACCACATAACTATTAATCACAAACTGTGTGCCGAGAATAAACAGAAGGCCCGCTCCTAGGTAAAAACCGAACGGGTCCGAAACTTTCTTTAATAACACGTATGTTCGATACAAAAGAAACAGAACCAAACCGAAAAAGAAAAGGAAGCCGACAAATCCGAAGTCTTCCACAAAGGTAGCCAATACGAAATCCGTATGGCTGTAAGTCAGATATCGGTGAGCATATCCGCTCGCGAGTTTATTCCCGAACCATCCTCCGTCCAAAAATGCCCTAAACGAAGTCACCAATTGATGTCCCTCATCAAAACGGAATTTATACGGATCTAGCCAAACTTCCACCCGCTTCTTTCGGTAGCCGACACGATCAACCAGTAAATAAGCGAGCGGGAGGGATACCAAACCTACTAAAAGTAAATTACGAAACGGAAATCCGAAAAGGAATACGAACGCTAAGACGACGAATAGGATCTCCATCGTCGTTCCAAATGCGGGCTCAGCGAGAATTAAAACGAGAACGGAGAGAAGTAGAGCGCCGGGAATTAAAAACTTTTTCGGTTCTCGATTTTCCTTATCTTTCAATTTGGAAATCATAGCGGAGAGATAAATCACCACAGCAAGCTTTGCGATCTCCGACGGTTGAAGCTGGTATGGTCCGATGCCTATCCAACGATGGAAGTTTCTTCCATAATAGGTTCCGACCGATTTTCCGATTCCCGGAATAAATACCAGGATGAGAAGTATGATGCTTACTATGATGCCGGCCAATGCGAATCGCTCCAAACGACGGTAGGAGAAATTTGCGAAAAAGAAAAAAACAAGAATTCCGATGATCGCCCAAAGAGCTTGTTTTTTTAAAAAATACTCGGAATCGTGAAAATCTCTCCATGCCGTAATAGAAGAGCTGGAATACATTACGCAAATTCCGAACAGTAAAAGTAGGAAGATCGTTCCTACCATGGGCGGATCGAAAGGAGCCCCGGGCGACTCCCAGAATTCCCTCCATCTACGCCCTAATTCTTTCATTGAATTTTCAGACTTGAAAGTGAGATGATCGCTAAAATGACGGCTACGATCCAAAAACGAATAACTACTTTCGTTTCGGAAATCCCAACCAACTCGAAATGATGATGCAAAGGAGCCATCTTAAAAATTCTTTTTTTAGTTAATTTAAAAGAACCTACTTGCAAAATTACTGATAAAGACTCGGCCACGAAGATCCCGCCTAGTATCACGAGTAAGATTTCTTTTTTGAGCATCACACAAGTCATTCCGATTGTGGCACCTAAAAAAAGAGATCCGGTATCCCCCATAAACACTTGAGCCGGATGAGTATTGAACCACAAAAAACCGATAAGAGCTCCGGCCAACGCGGAAAGGAAAACGCTATATTCGTGAGCTCCGGGTAAATAAGGAATATTTAAATAATTAGCGGCGACCGGAGTTCCTGACACGTAAGAAATGATCGCAAGAGTCGTCACCGCAATGCAAGCCGTTCCTCCGGCAAGCCCGTCCAAACCGTCTGTCAGATTGACTCCATGGCAGGCGCCGAGAATTACTAAAATTGAAAATGGAATCGCCAAGATACCGAGCGCGAGAACGGGTCCTTTCACAAAAGGTAGGAATAAATCCGTTAAATGAAACGGAATTCTGCCGGAAGAACCTCCGTGAGACTCGCCCGTATAATAGAAATAGACAGCACAGAAACCGGCCGAAAGAAGAATCGATAAAACGAATTTGGTTCGAGCTCTCATTCCTCCTTTGATCTTTTTTACCGATTTCATATAATCGTCCCCGAATCCGAGCGCGGAAAACAATACGGCGCCGGCTAATAAAAGGAGCACGTTTAAATTTTTGAGGTTTCCCCAGAGCAATACGGATAAAAGCAAAGCGCCTACAATCATCAAGCCGCCCATCGTGGGAGTTCCCGATTTCGCGTTATGAGATTTAGGACCGTCATCTCTGACGCTTTCACGAAATTTCAATCCATACAGAAAACGGATCATCCTTCCGCCGAACCAAAAGGTGATGAACATGGACGTTAAGCCGGCCATCAAAGCGCGAAAGGTTACATAGCTGAAAATACGAAGGGAATCCCATTCCCGGAAAAAATACTCGTATACGTAATAGAACATAGTCCCCTTGGTCCGAATCGGAAGATCTCTTAAACCTATCGTCCTGATTCGGAAAACTGCCAAGCTTTTTGTATCTCTTCGCCGTCGTCGAAATGACGTTTTTCTTTTCCGACGATCTGATAGTCTTCGTGTCCTTTACCGGCGACCAAAAGACAACCTCCTTCGCGTAAAACGGAGATCCCTCGCCGAATAGCCACGGCCCGATCCGTTTCGCGAAGGAACGGAGTAAACCCGGCCGAAAAACCGGATTGTATTTCGTCCAAGATTGCCTCGGGGTTCTCAGTTCTGGGATTATCCGAAGTCAGAATGACTTTATCCGCAAGTCTCTCCGCAATTCGAGCCATTTGAGGCCGCTTCGTCCGATCACGGTCTCCGCCGCATCCGAATAAAACGATTAATTCCTTAGGTTTCGATTCCCGAACGCTCTTTAAGATATTTTCAAGAGCATCCGGGGTATGCGCATAATCTACCACCGCCATTCTTGACCGATCAGGACTATAGTATAGCTGGAACCTTCCGGGAATTTGCGGAATAGAACGAAGAGCTTCCAGCAGAGAATTTCGAGGCCAACCAAGTCCTAAAGCCGTAGTCAGAGCCAAAGCCGTATTACGAATATTGAACCCGCCTAATAAGTTCGTATGAATTCGAGCTCGACCACCCCATACCGGCGGGATTTCGAAATCGTATTCGGTGCCCTGCAGTGAAAATTCTTCTTTTGAGATTTTCAGTTCGCCGTTCTCGTCGGAAATCGCAAAGAGTTTCAAGTCAGGACGGCCCTTACGGATCAAGTTAAACATTTGCGAGCCACCGGGTGAAGCTAGATCTAAAACTCCGAACGCTCCCGATTCGGTCTTCAAGGACTGGAAGAGTAGACTTTTACTCCGGAGATAATCCTCCATGTTCGAATGAAAGTCTAGATGGTCCTGAGTGAGGTTGGTAAAAACACCTGCAATAAAGCGAACACCGTCGGTTCTACCTAATTTCAGACCGTGTGAACTGGCTTCCATGAAGACGTATTCGATTCCTGCATCCAACATTTCCTTTAAAATCTCTTGGAGTGTGCACGCATCCGGAGTAGTATAACCGGTATCTTTTTTCTTTCCTTTAAACCTAACCCCTACGGTTCCGATAACGCCACAGCTCGCTCCAACTGCTTCACCCAATGAAGCAAGTATATAAGTAAGAGACGTTTTTCCGTTTGTTCCGGTAATGCCGATCACTTTCAAAGATTCGGATGGATTCCCGAGAAGGAAGGAGGCGATTTTTCCCGCATATTTTTCGGGATCTTGCGGAGACGTTAAGATGATCTTATTCGGAAGATCCGGAATTTGAGTCCCATCTTGAAACAAAAGAAAGCGTCCGATCGATTCGGCGGCGTATTCGATTCCTTTAATCCCCAAGGAATTCGGAACGCAAAACAGATCCTGTTCGGAAAGTTGACGGGAATCCGTGCGAGCAAAGATAACTTCTTCAGAATCGTCGAAAAAGGGAGATAAAACTTTTATCCCGGGAAATGCTTCAAGGAGAACGGAAAGTTTCAAGATCGGTCTCGTTTCGTTCCGGAGGGAGCGTTACGGTAATAATTCTATCCCCCACGGTAATCGGCAAGTAATGATACGTTTTCCTGTATAATGCTTCGATACGGCGGGCAGAAGTATAAGTAGCCATTCCGATTTTAAGATCGTCGTTTTTCTTTAAAAGCAGTTCTTTAGATTGGGAAGTGAGAGCCAGTTCTCGATTCAACCTGGCTACTTGCACGTTTTGCCAAACGAATAAAAATAAGAAAAAGCAAGGAAGAGCTACTTTTAAAAAAATCA is a window encoding:
- a CDS encoding UDP-N-acetylglucosamine--N-acetylmuramyl-(pentapeptide) pyrophosphoryl-undecaprenol N-acetylglucosamine transferase, yielding MRSVLIAAGGTGGHISPGVALAETLIAAKIPSFDIEKIYIHSLYRNKDNPDLKQAPCEVLWHNTPNLSGNFLFLPFHYIYQLLKSWIQFSRLGVDAVIGMGGYSSFPALLYALIFRKKIFLCEQNCIPGNVNRIFFRFADKVAFSFPPRDTKLSCQWEILGNPLRNKTVPKLALKFSDKWDPKKKKQFNVLVMGGSQGARQINNIVVNLMKHEMIQERFRFRMLTGTALYDEVSKKTKTADLISYSDNMAEHYEWANLVIARSGSGVLSECAAFALPMILIPYPFAKDDHQTANAKYMEGNGAAVVIEQRDEDESKLFKILSDLTDDPKKLNDISVKSLECSHVDAAEDTVRFFFGKD
- a CDS encoding FtsW/RodA/SpoVE family cell cycle protein; protein product: MKELGRRWREFWESPGAPFDPPMVGTIFLLLLFGICVMYSSSSITAWRDFHDSEYFLKKQALWAIIGILVFFFFANFSYRRLERFALAGIIVSIILLILVFIPGIGKSVGTYYGRNFHRWIGIGPYQLQPSEIAKLAVVIYLSAMISKLKDKENREPKKFLIPGALLLSVLVLILAEPAFGTTMEILFVVLAFVFLFGFPFRNLLLVGLVSLPLAYLLVDRVGYRKKRVEVWLDPYKFRFDEGHQLVTSFRAFLDGGWFGNKLASGYAHRYLTYSHTDFVLATFVEDFGFVGFLFFFGLVLFLLYRTYVLLKKVSDPFGFYLGAGLLFILGTQFVINSYVVTGLFPITGISLPFMSYGGSSLLVVLAAFGILVNITRRENLGV
- the mraY gene encoding phospho-N-acetylmuramoyl-pentapeptide-transferase — encoded protein: MFYYVYEYFFREWDSLRIFSYVTFRALMAGLTSMFITFWFGGRMIRFLYGLKFRESVRDDGPKSHNAKSGTPTMGGLMIVGALLLSVLLWGNLKNLNVLLLLAGAVLFSALGFGDDYMKSVKKIKGGMRARTKFVLSILLSAGFCAVYFYYTGESHGGSSGRIPFHLTDLFLPFVKGPVLALGILAIPFSILVILGACHGVNLTDGLDGLAGGTACIAVTTLAIISYVSGTPVAANYLNIPYLPGAHEYSVFLSALAGALIGFLWFNTHPAQVFMGDTGSLFLGATIGMTCVMLKKEILLVILGGIFVAESLSVILQVGSFKLTKKRIFKMAPLHHHFELVGISETKVVIRFWIVAVILAIISLSSLKIQ
- a CDS encoding UDP-N-acetylmuramoyl-L-alanyl-D-glutamate--2,6-diaminopimelate ligase — its product is MKLSVLLEAFPGIKVLSPFFDDSEEVIFARTDSRQLSEQDLFCVPNSLGIKGIEYAAESIGRFLLFQDGTQIPDLPNKIILTSPQDPEKYAGKIASFLLGNPSESLKVIGITGTNGKTSLTYILASLGEAVGASCGVIGTVGVRFKGKKKDTGYTTPDACTLQEILKEMLDAGIEYVFMEASSHGLKLGRTDGVRFIAGVFTNLTQDHLDFHSNMEDYLRSKSLLFQSLKTESGAFGVLDLASPGGSQMFNLIRKGRPDLKLFAISDENGELKISKEEFSLQGTEYDFEIPPVWGGRARIHTNLLGGFNIRNTALALTTALGLGWPRNSLLEALRSIPQIPGRFQLYYSPDRSRMAVVDYAHTPDALENILKSVRESKPKELIVLFGCGGDRDRTKRPQMARIAERLADKVILTSDNPRTENPEAILDEIQSGFSAGFTPFLRETDRAVAIRRGISVLREGGCLLVAGKGHEDYQIVGKEKRHFDDGEEIQKAWQFSESGR